In Herbaspirillum seropedicae, a single window of DNA contains:
- a CDS encoding YajQ family cyclic di-GMP-binding protein yields MPSFDTVCEANLVEVKNAVDQANKEISTRFDFKGTDARVEQKERELTAYADSDFQLSQVRDVLTNKMTKRNVDVRFLDEGKIEKIGGDKVKQVIKVKNGIESDDAKKIVRVIKDSKMKVQASIQGDAVRITGAKRDDLQAAIALLRKEIKDIPLEFNNFRD; encoded by the coding sequence ATGCCCTCATTCGATACCGTCTGCGAAGCCAACCTGGTGGAAGTCAAGAACGCCGTGGACCAGGCCAACAAGGAAATCTCCACCCGCTTCGACTTCAAGGGCACCGACGCCCGCGTCGAGCAAAAGGAGCGCGAACTGACCGCCTATGCCGACTCCGACTTCCAGTTGAGCCAGGTCCGCGACGTGCTGACCAACAAGATGACCAAGCGCAACGTCGATGTGCGCTTCCTGGACGAAGGCAAGATCGAGAAGATCGGCGGCGACAAGGTCAAGCAGGTCATCAAGGTGAAGAACGGCATCGAGAGCGATGATGCCAAGAAGATCGTGCGCGTCATCAAGGACAGCAAGATGAAGGTGCAAGCCAGCATCCAGGGCGACGCCGTGCGCATCACCGGCGCCAAGCGCGATGACCTGCAGGCGGCCATCGCGCTGCTGCGCAAGGAGATCAAGGATATTCCGCTGGAATTCAACAACTTCCGCGACTGA
- a CDS encoding TonB-dependent receptor: MFLMQSPIPCACVRRLPATLCLAFLALPAYAAERDGGNEGEPSGESSLPVVEVRDQRRSPDPRARRVGTATRSAADPMEVPQSIQSVSVEQVSVYGARTLAGALLGVPGISSISDTRFDAFRIRGFSSANDLLLDGMRDDPQYVRGLGNIERVEVLRGPASVLYGRGSGGGVINRISKQPGQDVASQATLSLGSAGLLGAALDWNRPLAPHWALRINTGREHAGSFRDTVNGTRQYFAPALKWESGRDSWLLQAEYDEYERVPDRGIPGRAIATANGEPTAYALPSAGHEQFFGAAGRDVIRDIHMSLRSTLTRALSQDWTLRHALALMDLNSNFDNTFVTQAYQSAPLDLDRVQRTRYQQNLQQRSVQNNLELLGQLGAHDLLLGVEHSWQKREPRLWSVAAPAVSAVTPENTRNGDDPTTPFQMNYHKASNLGLYVQDKITLAAHWKMLAGLRWDRFEVDSRNRRNGVRSERTAHALSPRIGVVWEALPGQHAYLSWSKNFAPVGGDVIGITPDARGNFNDLKPQFSRQVEAGIKSEWLDRRLSTTLAWFQLELFNRNVADPVRPGFFEQSGLERNRGIELSVEGELAAPWFVRAGWAIQSAKIVQAEPKFVGKRASGVSGRGGSLFLSYAPTLGWFAELGLTVEGARYADRDNLLELPAYTRWDGKMGYRLDEAEFTLAVTNLANRRYYESATGLSQVRPGAPRALLLTAAYKF, encoded by the coding sequence ATGTTCCTGATGCAATCTCCGATTCCCTGTGCCTGCGTCCGCCGGCTTCCCGCTACCTTGTGTCTAGCCTTCCTGGCCCTGCCAGCCTACGCTGCCGAGCGCGACGGTGGTAACGAGGGCGAGCCCTCCGGGGAGTCATCCCTGCCAGTGGTGGAGGTGCGTGACCAGCGCCGATCCCCTGACCCGCGTGCGAGGCGGGTAGGTACGGCCACAAGGAGCGCCGCCGATCCCATGGAGGTGCCGCAGAGCATCCAGAGCGTGAGCGTGGAGCAGGTCAGCGTCTATGGCGCACGTACGCTGGCCGGGGCCTTGCTGGGTGTGCCTGGCATTTCCAGTATCTCCGATACCCGTTTCGATGCCTTCCGCATTCGCGGCTTTTCCAGCGCCAACGATCTCTTGCTCGATGGCATGCGGGATGATCCGCAATACGTGCGCGGACTGGGCAACATCGAGCGGGTGGAAGTGCTGCGCGGACCGGCTTCCGTGCTCTACGGGCGCGGCAGTGGCGGGGGCGTGATCAATCGCATCAGCAAACAGCCCGGTCAGGACGTCGCCAGCCAGGCCACGCTCAGCCTGGGCAGCGCCGGGCTGCTGGGCGCTGCGCTGGACTGGAACCGGCCGCTGGCGCCGCACTGGGCCTTGCGCATCAATACCGGGCGCGAACATGCGGGCAGCTTCCGCGATACCGTCAACGGCACGCGCCAGTACTTTGCGCCGGCCCTGAAGTGGGAGTCTGGACGCGACAGCTGGCTGCTGCAGGCTGAATACGACGAATATGAAAGGGTGCCGGATCGCGGCATTCCCGGTCGCGCCATTGCCACGGCCAACGGCGAGCCCACTGCCTACGCGCTGCCGTCCGCCGGGCATGAGCAATTCTTCGGCGCCGCCGGGCGCGACGTCATCCGCGATATCCACATGAGCCTGCGCTCCACGCTCACCCGGGCGCTCTCGCAGGACTGGACCCTGCGTCATGCGCTTGCCCTGATGGACCTCAACAGCAATTTCGACAACACCTTTGTCACCCAGGCCTACCAGAGCGCACCACTGGACCTGGACCGCGTACAGCGCACCCGCTACCAGCAGAACCTCCAGCAACGCAGCGTGCAGAACAATCTGGAATTGCTGGGGCAACTGGGCGCACATGATCTGCTGCTGGGAGTGGAACACAGCTGGCAAAAGCGCGAGCCGCGCCTGTGGTCGGTCGCTGCGCCGGCAGTCTCGGCGGTGACACCGGAAAACACCCGCAATGGCGACGACCCGACTACGCCTTTCCAGATGAATTACCACAAGGCCTCCAACCTGGGCCTCTACGTGCAGGACAAGATCACCCTGGCTGCGCACTGGAAGATGCTGGCCGGCCTGCGCTGGGATCGCTTTGAGGTCGATTCGCGCAACCGCCGCAACGGCGTGCGCAGCGAGCGCACCGCCCATGCCCTGAGCCCGCGCATCGGCGTGGTGTGGGAAGCCTTGCCGGGCCAGCATGCCTACCTGTCCTGGAGCAAGAACTTTGCGCCGGTCGGCGGCGACGTCATCGGCATCACGCCCGACGCCCGGGGTAATTTCAATGATCTCAAGCCGCAGTTCAGCCGCCAGGTTGAAGCCGGGATCAAGAGCGAATGGCTGGACCGTCGTCTCAGCACCACCCTGGCCTGGTTCCAGCTGGAGCTGTTCAACCGCAACGTGGCCGACCCCGTGCGCCCGGGCTTCTTTGAGCAAAGCGGGCTGGAACGCAATCGCGGCATCGAGTTGAGCGTGGAAGGGGAGCTCGCCGCGCCCTGGTTCGTGCGGGCCGGGTGGGCCATCCAGAGCGCGAAGATCGTGCAGGCCGAACCGAAGTTCGTCGGCAAGCGCGCATCGGGCGTATCGGGCCGGGGTGGCAGTCTGTTCCTCAGCTATGCTCCCACCCTGGGATGGTTCGCCGAGCTTGGTCTCACAGTCGAGGGAGCGCGCTATGCCGACCGTGACAACCTGCTCGAACTGCCGGCCTATACGCGCTGGGATGGCAAGATGGGCTATCGCCTCGATGAAGCTGAATTCACCCTGGCCGTCACCAACCTGGCCAATCGCCGCTACTACGAGAGCGCC
- the tldD gene encoding metalloprotease TldD gives MKLFEPNMGALQVARDVLLTPFGLDESKLLKALGSMFTHKVDYADLYFQFTKSEGWSLEEGIVKTGSFSIDQGVGVRAVSGDKTAFSYSDEISESALMDAAAATRTIARQGSGKIKVAGAMIPGGGRALYLPHDPLTSLDATAKVQLLERVERIARAKDPRVKQVMASLSGEYDVVLVARADGVLAADIRPLVRVSVTVIAEQNGRREMGSSGGGGRYDYGYFSDVLLEQYASEAVATALVNLESRPAPAGPMTVVLGPGWPGILLHEAIGHGLEGDFNRKGSSTFSGRIGERVAAKGVTVVDDGTIADRRGSLNIDDEGNPTQCTTLIEDGILKGYIQDTMNARLMKMDVTGNARRESFAHLPMPRMTNTYMLGGDRDPAEILASVKNGLYAVNFGGGQVDITNGKFVFSASEAYMIEDGKITYPVKGATLIGNGPDVLNRVSMIGNDMRLDSGVGVCGKEGQSVPVGVGQPTLRLDGVTVGGTA, from the coding sequence ATGAAATTATTTGAACCCAACATGGGCGCCCTGCAAGTGGCGCGTGACGTGCTGCTGACTCCCTTCGGCCTGGACGAATCCAAGCTGCTCAAGGCCCTGGGCAGCATGTTCACGCACAAGGTCGACTATGCCGACCTTTACTTCCAGTTCACCAAGAGCGAGGGCTGGAGCCTGGAAGAAGGCATCGTCAAGACCGGCAGTTTTTCCATCGACCAGGGCGTGGGGGTACGCGCCGTGTCGGGTGACAAGACCGCCTTTTCCTATTCCGACGAGATTTCCGAATCGGCCCTGATGGACGCCGCAGCGGCGACCCGCACCATTGCCCGCCAGGGCAGCGGCAAGATCAAGGTGGCCGGTGCGATGATTCCTGGCGGCGGCCGTGCGTTGTATCTGCCGCATGACCCGCTGACCTCGCTGGACGCCACCGCCAAGGTGCAGTTGCTGGAGCGCGTGGAGCGCATCGCCCGCGCCAAGGACCCGCGCGTCAAGCAGGTCATGGCCAGCCTGTCCGGCGAATACGATGTGGTGCTGGTGGCGCGTGCCGATGGCGTATTGGCCGCGGACATCCGTCCGCTGGTGCGCGTGTCGGTGACGGTGATTGCCGAGCAGAATGGCCGTCGCGAGATGGGCAGCAGCGGCGGCGGTGGTCGTTACGACTATGGCTATTTCTCCGACGTGCTGCTGGAACAATATGCTTCCGAAGCTGTGGCGACGGCGCTGGTGAACCTGGAATCGCGCCCGGCCCCGGCCGGGCCGATGACCGTCGTGCTCGGCCCCGGCTGGCCCGGCATCCTGCTGCACGAAGCCATCGGCCATGGCCTGGAAGGCGACTTCAACCGCAAGGGCTCGTCCACCTTCTCCGGTCGCATCGGCGAGCGCGTCGCGGCCAAGGGCGTGACCGTGGTCGATGACGGCACCATCGCCGACCGTCGCGGCTCGCTCAACATCGACGACGAGGGCAACCCGACCCAGTGCACCACACTCATTGAAGACGGTATCCTCAAGGGCTACATCCAGGACACCATGAACGCCCGCCTGATGAAGATGGACGTCACCGGCAACGCCCGCCGCGAATCCTTTGCGCACCTGCCCATGCCGCGCATGACCAACACCTATATGCTGGGTGGCGACAGGGATCCGGCCGAGATCCTGGCGTCGGTCAAGAACGGCTTGTATGCGGTCAACTTCGGTGGCGGCCAGGTGGACATCACCAACGGCAAGTTCGTCTTCTCGGCCAGCGAGGCCTACATGATCGAGGATGGCAAGATCACCTATCCGGTCAAGGGCGCTACGCTGATCGGCAATGGCCCGGACGTGTTGAACCGCGTTTCCATGATCGGCAACGACATGCGCCTGGATTCGGGGGTGGGCGTGTGCGGCAAGGAAGGGCAGAGCGTGCCGGTGGGTGTGGGTCAGCCGACCTTGCGTCTGGACGGCGTGACCGTGGGCGGGACCGCCTGA
- the argG gene encoding argininosuccinate synthase: MSNILQSVPVNQKVGIAFSGGLDTSAALTWMRQKGAIPYAYTANLGQPDEPDYDAIPKKAMQYGAQQARLIDCREQLANEGIAALQSGAFHISTAGITYFNTTPLGRAVTGTMLVSAMREDNVDIWGDGSTYKGNDIERFYRYGLLVNPNLKIYKPWLDSTFIDELGGRKEMSEFMIKSGFDYKMSVEKAYSTDSNMLGATHEAKDLEFLNSGIKIVQPIMGVAFWRDDVEVKAETVTVRFEEGRPVALNGKTFASMTELILEANRIGGRHGLGMSDQIENRIIEAKSRGIYEAPGLALLFIAYERLVTGIHNEDTIEQYRDNGRKLGRLLYQGRWFDSQAIMLRETAQRWVARAITGEVTVELRRGNDYSILNTESPNLTYHPERLTMEKGEGSFSAIDRIGQLTMRNLDIADTRQKLAIYQNTGLLESSTAVSLPLLGKDEK, translated from the coding sequence ATGTCCAACATCCTGCAATCCGTCCCGGTCAATCAAAAAGTCGGCATCGCCTTCTCCGGCGGCCTCGATACCAGCGCCGCGCTGACCTGGATGCGCCAGAAGGGCGCCATCCCCTACGCCTACACCGCCAACCTGGGCCAGCCGGATGAGCCGGACTACGACGCCATCCCCAAGAAGGCCATGCAATACGGCGCCCAGCAGGCGCGCCTGATCGACTGCCGCGAACAGCTGGCCAATGAAGGCATCGCCGCGCTGCAAAGCGGCGCCTTCCACATCTCCACCGCCGGCATCACCTACTTCAACACCACCCCGCTGGGCCGCGCCGTGACCGGCACCATGCTGGTGTCGGCCATGCGTGAAGACAACGTCGACATCTGGGGCGACGGCAGCACCTACAAGGGCAACGACATCGAGCGCTTCTACCGCTATGGCCTGCTGGTGAACCCCAACCTGAAGATCTACAAGCCCTGGCTGGACAGCACCTTCATCGACGAACTGGGCGGCCGCAAGGAAATGTCCGAGTTCATGATCAAGTCCGGCTTCGACTACAAGATGTCGGTGGAAAAGGCCTACTCGACCGACTCCAACATGCTGGGCGCGACCCACGAAGCCAAGGACCTGGAATTCCTCAACAGCGGCATCAAGATCGTGCAGCCCATCATGGGCGTGGCGTTCTGGCGCGATGACGTGGAAGTCAAGGCCGAGACCGTCACCGTGCGCTTCGAAGAAGGCCGTCCGGTGGCCCTGAACGGCAAGACCTTCGCCAGCATGACCGAGCTGATCCTGGAAGCCAACCGCATCGGTGGCCGCCATGGCCTGGGCATGAGCGACCAGATCGAGAACCGCATCATCGAAGCCAAGAGCCGCGGCATCTACGAAGCTCCGGGCCTGGCCCTGCTGTTCATCGCCTACGAGCGCCTGGTCACTGGCATCCACAACGAAGACACCATCGAACAGTATCGCGACAATGGCCGCAAGCTGGGCCGCCTGCTGTACCAAGGCCGCTGGTTCGATTCGCAGGCCATCATGCTGCGCGAGACCGCCCAGCGCTGGGTGGCGCGCGCCATCACCGGCGAAGTCACGGTGGAACTGCGTCGCGGCAATGACTACTCGATCCTCAACACCGAGTCGCCCAACCTGACCTACCACCCGGAACGCCTGACCATGGAAAAGGGCGAAGGCAGCTTCTCCGCCATCGACCGTATCGGCCAGCTGACCATGCGCAACCTGGACATCGCCGACACCCGCCAGAAGCTGGCGATCTATCAGAACACCGGCCTGCTGGAGTCCAGCACTGCGGTGTCGCTGCCGCTGCTGGGCAAGGACGAGAAGTAA
- the aroG gene encoding 3-deoxy-7-phosphoheptulonate synthase AroG, translating into MPRTDDLRIREMKELVPPSHLIREFACTEKVERTTAEARTALHRILHGQDDRLMVVIGPCSIHDTKAAMEYARRLVVERERHKNELEIVMRVYFEKPRTTVGWKGLINDPYMDNSFRINDGLRAARELLLNINELGLPAGTEFLDVISPQYIADLISWGAIGARTTESQVHRELASGLSCPVGFKNGTDGNVKIAVDAIKAASQPHHFLSVTKGGHSAIVSTAGNEDCHIILRGGKQPNYDAPSVEAACQDIAKSGLAARLMIDASHANSSKKPENQIPVCADIGRQIAGGDTRIVGVMVESHLVAGRQDLVPGKELTYGQSITDGCINWEESLQVLQGLADSVKQRRLVGDERDAA; encoded by the coding sequence ATGCCGCGCACTGACGATCTTCGCATCCGAGAAATGAAAGAACTGGTCCCCCCCTCGCATCTCATCCGCGAATTCGCCTGCACCGAAAAGGTCGAGCGCACCACGGCTGAAGCTCGCACCGCGCTGCATCGCATCCTGCATGGCCAGGACGACCGCCTGATGGTCGTCATCGGCCCTTGCTCCATCCACGACACCAAGGCGGCCATGGAATATGCTCGCCGCCTGGTGGTCGAGCGCGAGCGCCACAAGAATGAGCTGGAAATCGTCATGCGCGTCTACTTCGAAAAGCCGCGCACCACGGTGGGCTGGAAGGGGCTGATCAACGACCCGTACATGGACAACAGCTTCCGCATCAATGACGGTCTGCGCGCGGCCCGTGAGTTGCTGCTCAACATCAACGAGCTGGGCCTGCCGGCAGGCACCGAGTTCCTGGACGTGATCAGCCCGCAATACATCGCCGACCTGATCAGCTGGGGCGCCATCGGCGCCCGCACCACCGAGTCGCAGGTGCACCGCGAGCTGGCCTCCGGCCTGTCCTGCCCGGTGGGCTTCAAGAATGGCACCGACGGCAACGTCAAGATCGCCGTGGACGCCATCAAGGCCGCCTCGCAGCCGCACCACTTCCTGTCGGTGACCAAGGGCGGCCACTCGGCCATCGTCTCCACCGCCGGCAATGAGGATTGCCACATCATCCTGCGCGGCGGCAAGCAGCCCAACTACGATGCCCCCAGCGTGGAAGCAGCCTGCCAGGACATCGCCAAGAGCGGCCTGGCGGCGCGCCTGATGATCGACGCCTCGCACGCCAACAGCTCCAAGAAGCCGGAAAACCAGATCCCGGTCTGCGCCGACATCGGTCGCCAGATCGCCGGTGGCGACACCCGCATCGTCGGCGTCATGGTGGAATCGCACCTGGTCGCCGGCCGCCAGGATCTGGTGCCGGGCAAGGAACTGACCTATGGCCAGTCCATCACCGATGGCTGCATCAACTGGGAAGAAAGCCTGCAAGTGCTGCAAGGCCTGGCCGATTCGGTCAAGCAGCGCCGCCTGGTGGGGGATGAGCGCGACGCCGCCTGA
- the argF gene encoding ornithine carbamoyltransferase, which produces MAIKHYLQFSDFTLDEYEYVIERSRVIKRKFKNYEPHHTLADRTLVMVFEKNSTRTRLSFEAGMHQMGGAAIYLNTRDSQLGRGEPVEDAAQVMSRMCDVIMIRTYGQEIIERFAKHSRVPVINGLTNEQHPCQVLADVFTYIEHHGSIQGKIVAWVGDANNMLYSWLQAAEVFGFHVNVSTPKGYDIDPAQVSPGNKNYTFFADPADACQDADLVTTDVWTSMGFEAENNARLKAFDGWIVDQAKMARAKKDALFMHCLPAHRGEEVAAEVIDGPQSVVWEEAENRLHVQKALLEYLVHGRFD; this is translated from the coding sequence ATGGCAATCAAACACTACCTTCAGTTTTCCGACTTTACGCTTGATGAATACGAGTACGTGATCGAACGTTCCCGTGTGATCAAACGTAAGTTCAAGAATTACGAGCCCCATCACACGCTGGCCGATCGTACCCTGGTGATGGTGTTCGAAAAGAACTCGACCCGCACCCGCCTCTCCTTCGAGGCCGGCATGCACCAGATGGGCGGTGCGGCGATCTACCTCAACACCCGCGACAGCCAGCTCGGCCGTGGCGAACCGGTGGAAGATGCGGCCCAGGTGATGTCGCGCATGTGCGACGTGATCATGATCCGTACCTACGGCCAGGAGATCATCGAGCGCTTTGCCAAGCATTCGCGCGTGCCGGTCATCAACGGCTTGACCAACGAGCAGCATCCCTGCCAGGTGCTGGCCGATGTGTTCACCTACATCGAACACCACGGCAGCATCCAGGGCAAGATCGTGGCCTGGGTCGGTGACGCCAACAACATGCTCTATTCCTGGCTGCAGGCGGCCGAGGTGTTTGGCTTCCACGTCAACGTCTCTACCCCCAAGGGCTACGATATCGACCCGGCGCAGGTCTCGCCGGGCAACAAGAACTACACCTTCTTCGCCGATCCGGCCGACGCCTGCCAGGATGCCGACCTGGTCACCACCGACGTGTGGACCAGCATGGGCTTCGAGGCCGAGAACAATGCCCGCCTGAAAGCCTTCGATGGCTGGATCGTGGACCAGGCCAAGATGGCGCGCGCCAAGAAGGATGCGCTATTCATGCACTGCCTGCCCGCCCACCGTGGCGAGGAAGTGGCCGCCGAAGTGATCGACGGCCCGCAATCGGTGGTTTGGGAAGAGGCGGAAAACCGCCTGCACGTGCAGAAGGCCCTGCTCGAATATCTGGTGCACGGCCGCTTCGACTAA
- a CDS encoding pyrimidine/purine nucleoside phosphorylase has protein sequence MSTQFDNVTVLKKGNVYFDGKCVSHTVLFADGTKKTLGVILPASLTFNTGAPEIMEINGGSCRVRLKGEEAWNTYAAGTTFSVPGNSSFDIEVTETLDYVCHFG, from the coding sequence ATGAGCACTCAATTCGACAACGTCACCGTCCTGAAAAAGGGCAATGTCTACTTCGACGGCAAGTGTGTCTCGCACACCGTGCTGTTTGCCGATGGCACCAAGAAGACCCTGGGCGTGATCCTGCCCGCCAGCCTGACCTTCAACACCGGCGCGCCGGAAATCATGGAAATCAACGGCGGCAGCTGCCGCGTGCGCCTGAAGGGTGAAGAAGCCTGGAACACCTACGCCGCAGGCACCACCTTCAGCGTGCCGGGCAACTCCAGCTTCGACATCGAAGTCACCGAGACCCTGGACTACGTCTGCCACTTCGGCTGA
- the murB gene encoding UDP-N-acetylmuramate dehydrogenase, protein MTTSSLPLQYAVSLAGLNTFGLQAQAYAYLPVQGADTLHALRQDAALMALPRLVLGGGSNLLLTQDFPGLVLHMQGRGMTITGEDEDFIYVCAAAGENWHGFVQWTLAQGLGGLENLSLIPGSVGAAPIQNIGAYGIEVKDRFHSLRAFDLATGEILTLDRDACRFGYRDSVFKHALRDRAVVLEVSFALPKRWQANANYADVAQALQERGVTEPGPGDIAEAVIAIRTRKLPDPAQIGNAGSFFKNPIVPARLRDTLLAQYADLVSYRVDEGHYKLAAGWLIDRSGWKGKTVGRAGVYEKQALVLVNRGGATGAEVARLAKAIQEDVKEKFGVQLEPEPVFI, encoded by the coding sequence ATGACCACGTCTTCGCTTCCCCTCCAGTACGCCGTTTCCCTGGCCGGCCTCAATACCTTCGGCCTCCAGGCGCAGGCCTATGCCTATCTTCCCGTCCAGGGCGCCGACACCCTGCACGCCCTGCGCCAGGACGCCGCCCTGATGGCCTTGCCGCGCCTGGTGCTGGGCGGCGGCAGCAACCTGTTGCTGACACAGGATTTCCCAGGGCTGGTCCTGCACATGCAGGGCCGGGGCATGACCATCACCGGTGAGGATGAGGATTTCATCTACGTCTGCGCGGCTGCCGGCGAGAACTGGCATGGTTTCGTGCAATGGACGTTGGCGCAAGGCCTGGGGGGACTGGAAAATCTGTCGCTGATCCCTGGCAGCGTCGGCGCCGCGCCTATCCAGAACATCGGCGCCTACGGCATCGAGGTCAAGGACCGCTTCCATAGCCTGCGCGCCTTCGATCTCGCTACCGGCGAGATCCTCACGCTGGACCGCGACGCCTGCCGCTTCGGCTATCGCGACAGCGTCTTCAAGCATGCGCTGCGCGACCGCGCCGTGGTGCTGGAGGTCAGCTTTGCCCTGCCCAAGCGCTGGCAAGCCAATGCCAACTACGCCGACGTGGCGCAGGCGCTGCAGGAGCGCGGTGTGACCGAACCCGGCCCGGGCGACATCGCCGAAGCCGTCATCGCCATCCGCACCCGCAAGCTGCCCGATCCCGCGCAGATCGGCAATGCCGGCAGCTTCTTCAAGAACCCCATCGTGCCGGCCCGTCTGCGCGATACCTTGCTGGCGCAATACGCCGACCTGGTCAGCTATCGCGTCGATGAGGGACACTACAAGCTGGCCGCCGGCTGGCTGATCGACCGCAGCGGCTGGAAGGGCAAGACCGTGGGCCGTGCCGGCGTCTATGAGAAACAGGCACTAGTGCTGGTCAATCGCGGTGGCGCCACCGGCGCCGAGGTGGCCAGGCTGGCCAAGGCCATCCAGGAGGATGTGAAGGAAAAATTCGGGGTGCAGCTGGAGCCCGAGCCGGTCTTCATCTGA